A genomic segment from Amycolatopsis camponoti encodes:
- a CDS encoding MFS transporter, protein MCACVVLVIGMVAAVNLAVPMLAASALHPSASALVWIVDTYVVVFACLVIPAGAAGDRFGRKGVLLAGLGLFAAGALLSAVAPDVVPLLAGRALTGVGAAAVLPNSLAVLLHAVPPEKRAATIATWASMTGIGGVLGNVGGGLVLTAGSWRWLFAAAVPLALVTAALVARTAPVSSRHDRALDPLGTVLLVGASVALLVGIVQGPEAGWGSAVVVTGFAGAVVLFAAWTFVELRAAHPLLDPRLFRIAGLRSACLGMTTIFFGMFALFYVNASFLQYAKGFGVLGTGLGIIPLTVPIIAGGRHAGPLARRIGLDTTVALAFAFVGGGLLGLSTSDTTTPYAGYAAWLVVTGIGVTLALPTLSGVIAGSLPPDRAGVGTGLQATTREFGSALGVAVIGTVMTAASHGPDFVTAFVAGADAGLRVVGIVVLVLGVLVVAESKVSQGVRTR, encoded by the coding sequence GTGTGCGCCTGCGTCGTGCTCGTCATCGGCATGGTCGCGGCGGTCAACCTCGCCGTCCCGATGCTCGCCGCGAGCGCGCTGCACCCGTCGGCGTCCGCGCTCGTCTGGATCGTCGACACCTACGTCGTCGTGTTCGCCTGCCTGGTGATCCCGGCCGGGGCGGCGGGCGACCGGTTCGGCCGCAAGGGCGTCCTGCTGGCCGGGCTCGGGCTGTTCGCCGCCGGCGCGCTGCTGTCGGCGGTGGCGCCGGACGTCGTCCCGCTGCTCGCCGGCCGGGCGCTCACCGGGGTCGGGGCCGCCGCGGTGCTGCCGAACTCGCTCGCCGTGCTGCTGCACGCCGTGCCGCCGGAGAAGAGGGCCGCGACCATCGCGACCTGGGCGTCGATGACCGGCATCGGCGGCGTCCTCGGCAACGTCGGCGGCGGGCTGGTCCTGACGGCGGGCTCGTGGCGATGGCTGTTCGCCGCCGCCGTGCCGCTCGCCCTCGTGACCGCCGCCCTGGTGGCGCGCACGGCTCCGGTGTCCTCGCGCCACGACCGCGCGCTGGACCCGCTCGGCACGGTGCTGCTGGTCGGGGCCTCGGTCGCGCTGCTCGTCGGCATCGTCCAGGGCCCGGAGGCGGGCTGGGGGAGCGCGGTCGTGGTGACCGGGTTCGCCGGCGCGGTCGTGCTGTTCGCGGCGTGGACGTTCGTCGAACTGCGGGCCGCGCACCCGCTGCTGGACCCGCGGCTGTTCCGGATCGCGGGCCTGCGCAGCGCCTGCCTCGGGATGACGACGATCTTCTTCGGCATGTTCGCGCTGTTCTACGTCAACGCGTCGTTCCTGCAGTACGCCAAGGGGTTCGGCGTCCTGGGCACCGGGCTGGGGATCATCCCGCTGACCGTCCCGATCATCGCCGGCGGCCGCCACGCCGGCCCGCTGGCCCGGCGGATCGGCCTCGACACGACCGTGGCACTGGCCTTCGCGTTCGTCGGTGGCGGCCTGCTCGGACTGTCCACAAGCGACACGACGACGCCGTACGCGGGCTACGCGGCCTGGCTGGTGGTGACCGGGATCGGGGTGACGCTGGCGCTGCCGACGCTGTCGGGTGTCATCGCCGGCTCGCTGCCGCCGGACCGGGCGGGTGTCGGCACCGGGCTGCAGGCCACCACCCGCGAATTCGGCAGCGCGCTCGGCGTCGCCGTCATCGGCACGGTCATGACCGCGGCGAGCCACGGGCCCGACTTCGTCACGGCGTTCGTCGCGGGCGCGGACGCCGGGCTGCGGGTGGTCGGGATCGTGGTGCTGGTGCTCGGCGTGCTCGTGGTGGCCGAATCGAAGGTCTCACAAGGGGTCAGGACGAGGTGA
- a CDS encoding NAD(P)/FAD-dependent oxidoreductase encodes MADGDRIVIVGAGVAGLRAAERLREQNFDGEIVLIGDEARRPYHRPMVSKALVMGTERPSDVGLSHYLPDLDVHWRLGARVTHLDTTERVVHLPGGESLWYDGLIAATGVYPRHLPGSPRHDPRVRILRTVEDSMAVRRCLNASKKPAVVIGAGLIGNEFAASMRHIGRDVTLIGHAKAPLHRFGDRVSSGVVEAHHEHRAKLAMKSEVRHWISTKDTVGLHLTNNQLLVASVVVLAIGSVPSVDWMRGSGLDISDGVLCDSKLFAEGASDVVIAGDIARWPNLRFDETPRRVEHWINAVESARHAADNLLMGQSSAKPFTPLPRAWSTLYDTRLQMCGMPSLAEDTVTLADGITGFIRDGQLVGISAWDKPRAMLDWMAELDRRLPAPDYVPEPEPAPAAVVPEVPAVEPSLAALAAEVPPEFESGFDEQAFEREFESEFANDIPTTAFPALAAPPTTAFAAQPGAAAPPTMAIPMGR; translated from the coding sequence ATGGCTGACGGCGACCGGATCGTCATCGTCGGTGCGGGTGTCGCCGGGCTGCGCGCCGCGGAACGGCTGCGGGAACAGAACTTCGACGGCGAGATCGTCCTCATCGGCGACGAGGCGCGGCGTCCCTACCACCGGCCGATGGTCTCCAAGGCGCTCGTCATGGGGACCGAACGGCCCAGCGACGTGGGCCTTTCGCACTACCTGCCGGACCTCGACGTGCACTGGCGCCTCGGCGCGCGGGTCACGCACCTGGACACCACCGAGCGGGTCGTGCACCTGCCCGGCGGCGAGTCCCTCTGGTACGACGGCCTGATCGCCGCGACCGGCGTCTACCCGCGGCACCTGCCCGGGTCGCCACGGCACGACCCGCGCGTGCGGATCCTGCGCACGGTCGAGGACTCGATGGCCGTGCGGCGCTGCCTCAACGCCAGCAAGAAGCCGGCCGTCGTGATCGGGGCCGGCCTGATCGGCAACGAGTTCGCCGCGAGCATGCGGCACATCGGCCGGGACGTCACCCTGATCGGCCACGCGAAGGCACCGCTGCACCGCTTCGGCGACCGCGTCTCCAGCGGCGTCGTCGAGGCGCACCACGAGCACCGCGCGAAGCTCGCGATGAAGAGCGAAGTGCGGCACTGGATCAGCACGAAGGACACCGTCGGCCTGCACCTGACGAACAACCAGCTGCTGGTCGCCAGCGTCGTCGTGCTCGCCATCGGCAGCGTCCCGTCGGTCGACTGGATGCGCGGCTCCGGCCTCGACATCAGCGACGGCGTGCTCTGCGACTCGAAGCTGTTCGCCGAAGGCGCCTCCGACGTCGTCATCGCCGGCGACATCGCGCGCTGGCCGAACCTGCGGTTCGACGAGACCCCGCGGCGGGTCGAGCACTGGATCAACGCCGTCGAGTCGGCCCGGCACGCGGCGGACAACCTGCTGATGGGCCAGTCCAGCGCCAAGCCGTTCACCCCGCTCCCCCGGGCCTGGTCGACGCTGTACGACACGCGGCTGCAGATGTGCGGGATGCCCAGTCTGGCCGAGGACACCGTGACGCTGGCGGACGGCATCACCGGCTTCATCCGCGACGGACAGCTCGTCGGCATCTCCGCGTGGGACAAGCCCCGGGCGATGCTCGACTGGATGGCCGAGCTCGACCGCCGGCTGCCCGCACCCGACTACGTTCCGGAGCCGGAGCCCGCTCCCGCCGCCGTCGTGCCCGAGGTCCCGGCGGTCGAACCGTCGCTCGCCGCCCTGGCGGCCGAGGTGCCGCCGGAGTTCGAGAGCGGCTTCGACGAGCAGGCCTTCGAGCGCGAGTTCGAGAGCGAGTTCGCCAACGACATCCCCACGACGGCGTTCCCCGCGCTGGCGGCCCCGCCCACCACGGCGTTCGCCGCACAGCCCGGGGCCGCGGCGCCGCCGACCATGGCCATCCCGATGGGGAGGTAG
- a CDS encoding ferredoxin produces MPFRLPGGGPRISVDNDRCELYGICAMEAPDVFDLGQDGRLRFHTRLLDETTIEQAKMAARCCPMQAVVMRGELDG; encoded by the coding sequence ATGCCCTTCCGTTTGCCCGGTGGCGGGCCCCGGATCAGCGTCGACAACGACCGGTGCGAGCTCTACGGCATCTGCGCCATGGAAGCGCCGGACGTGTTCGACCTAGGCCAGGACGGCCGCCTGCGCTTCCACACGCGGCTGCTGGACGAAACCACGATCGAACAGGCGAAGATGGCGGCCCGCTGCTGCCCGATGCAGGCGGTCGTCATGAGAGGAGAGCTCGATGGCTGA
- a CDS encoding ferric reductase-like transmembrane domain-containing protein has translation MVETWHDATIFLTQQFQPKTDPAARGLAAFAARASYAAMMLTLTWGVLTATGWVRSVTGRKALRSSHMVLATGTLIFGGIHALGFFYLTVQPYSLQYLFLPFLSGQETRHSIGIVGFEVMLAIALTAGLQRFTSYRRWLWLHRCAYPAVALTALHAWFGSIANGHLAVVWLGGITLLVPAVTTSLLRFMPARTLERIGLVEEQVA, from the coding sequence ATGGTTGAGACCTGGCACGACGCGACGATCTTCCTCACGCAGCAGTTCCAGCCCAAGACGGACCCGGCGGCCCGCGGTCTCGCGGCGTTCGCCGCCCGCGCGTCCTACGCGGCGATGATGCTCACGCTCACCTGGGGCGTGCTCACCGCCACCGGCTGGGTGCGCTCGGTCACCGGCCGCAAGGCACTCCGCAGCTCCCACATGGTGCTCGCCACCGGCACGCTGATCTTCGGCGGCATCCACGCGCTGGGCTTCTTCTACCTCACGGTCCAGCCGTACAGCCTGCAGTACCTGTTCCTCCCCTTCCTGTCGGGCCAGGAGACCCGGCACAGCATCGGCATCGTCGGCTTCGAGGTCATGCTGGCCATCGCGCTCACCGCCGGCCTGCAGCGGTTCACCTCCTACCGCCGCTGGCTGTGGCTGCACCGCTGCGCCTACCCGGCTGTGGCGCTGACCGCGCTGCACGCGTGGTTCGGCTCGATCGCCAACGGCCACCTCGCGGTCGTCTGGCTGGGCGGCATCACGCTGCTCGTCCCGGCGGTCACGACGTCGCTGCTGCGGTTCATGCCGGCCCGGACCCTCGAACGCATCGGACTCGTGGAAGAGCAGGTGGCCTGA
- a CDS encoding DUF4142 domain-containing protein: protein MLSASEFAGPEFAPPSSPERSRPVVRILFVLVAVLTLLASVSPASIAQTSTGISPEDAILLNKVRQAGLWEMPSGMMAMQKGSPKVQAVGFAIMMDHGRLDVATRALSAKLNSPVPDQPSDEQRGWLLEEMNAAPGPAFDSVFANRLRSAHGAVFAVLAQLRAGTRNDDVRAFATVGNQAVMRHMTMLESTGMVDYTALPAPVVSATSAPAGQPLGLDTSQIAVVGALFLLVGGGLFYVLRQIKGNRGRAKATRRPATVRTGGSHG from the coding sequence ATGCTTTCGGCCTCTGAGTTCGCCGGTCCGGAGTTCGCCCCGCCGTCCTCGCCCGAGCGTTCCCGCCCGGTGGTCCGGATCCTGTTCGTGCTGGTCGCGGTGCTGACCCTGCTCGCGTCGGTGTCCCCGGCCTCGATCGCCCAGACGAGCACCGGTATCTCCCCCGAAGACGCCATCCTGCTGAACAAGGTCCGCCAGGCCGGGCTGTGGGAGATGCCCTCGGGCATGATGGCGATGCAGAAGGGCAGCCCGAAGGTCCAGGCGGTCGGCTTCGCGATCATGATGGACCACGGCCGGCTCGACGTCGCCACCCGCGCGTTGTCGGCGAAGCTCAACTCGCCGGTGCCCGACCAGCCGTCGGACGAGCAGCGCGGCTGGCTCCTCGAAGAGATGAACGCGGCCCCCGGGCCGGCGTTCGACAGCGTCTTCGCCAACCGGCTCCGCTCGGCGCACGGCGCGGTGTTCGCCGTCCTCGCGCAGCTGCGCGCCGGCACCCGCAACGACGACGTGCGCGCGTTCGCGACCGTCGGCAACCAGGCCGTCATGCGGCACATGACGATGCTCGAGAGCACCGGCATGGTCGACTACACGGCGCTTCCCGCACCGGTCGTCTCCGCGACGTCCGCGCCCGCCGGGCAGCCGCTCGGCCTCGACACCTCGCAGATCGCCGTGGTGGGAGCGTTGTTCCTGCTGGTCGGTGGCGGTCTCTTCTACGTGCTGCGCCAGATCAAGGGCAACCGCGGCCGCGCCAAGGCGACGCGCCGGCCGGCCACCGTCAGAACCGGGGGCAGTCATGGTTGA
- a CDS encoding sigma-70 family RNA polymerase sigma factor, with protein MGRHTRALRPVEDHEVVGVEPNDAHDDLAKALYQEFGGSLMAFALRLTGHDRQWAEDVVQETLIKAWRNADKLDRQPEMLRAWLFTVARRTVIDGWRSRSVRPQELEEIESDAIAVSDESDRTLAAMIVYEALQGLSPEQREAIQQTYLRDRTVNEVAATLGVPPGTIKSRIHHAVRALRRALRERG; from the coding sequence GTGGGACGGCACACTCGAGCGCTGAGACCCGTCGAAGATCATGAAGTCGTCGGTGTTGAGCCCAACGACGCCCATGACGATCTGGCGAAGGCGCTCTACCAGGAGTTCGGCGGGTCCCTCATGGCGTTCGCGCTCCGGCTGACCGGCCACGACCGGCAGTGGGCCGAAGACGTCGTGCAGGAGACCCTGATCAAGGCGTGGCGGAACGCGGACAAGCTCGACCGCCAGCCGGAGATGCTGCGCGCGTGGCTGTTCACGGTCGCCCGGCGCACCGTCATCGACGGCTGGCGCAGCCGGAGCGTCCGCCCCCAGGAGCTCGAGGAGATCGAGTCCGACGCGATCGCGGTGTCCGACGAGTCGGACCGGACGCTCGCGGCGATGATCGTCTATGAGGCGCTGCAGGGCCTTTCGCCCGAGCAGCGGGAGGCCATCCAGCAGACCTACCTGCGCGATCGCACCGTGAACGAGGTGGCGGCGACCCTCGGGGTACCGCCGGGCACCATCAAGTCCCGCATCCACCACGCCGTCCGCGCGCTGCGCCGGGCCCTGCGTGAGCGGGGGTGA
- a CDS encoding zf-HC2 domain-containing protein, whose translation MAGSAHTDVAAYVLGVLSEAESTQFEAHLMNCPHCQLDLIELYQLPDVLDLVKRSWPEPPMPAPGPRTLAPGPRVLRGLMEEASVKRRRRKRLGIIAGAAAAALVVAGPLVTLAVRPADAVPPASLSAPSTKQPPPVTSVLATSVPAPSSGAPSQPGGGQIYGRGSGSGGSAVSAVVTVSPVEWGSRVDLELRGIVGPLKCQLFAISTTGDARVVSGWSVPPKGFGIPGSPEPLRLQGSVSLAMDQISRFEVRGDDGTVLVVVQR comes from the coding sequence GTGGCCGGGTCCGCACACACCGACGTCGCCGCGTACGTGCTCGGCGTCCTCAGCGAGGCCGAGAGCACCCAGTTCGAAGCCCACCTCATGAACTGCCCGCACTGCCAGCTCGACCTGATCGAGCTCTACCAGCTGCCGGACGTCCTCGACCTCGTGAAGCGCAGCTGGCCGGAGCCCCCGATGCCCGCGCCGGGCCCGCGCACCCTCGCCCCCGGGCCCCGCGTGCTGCGCGGCCTGATGGAAGAGGCCTCGGTCAAGCGCCGCCGCCGCAAGCGCCTCGGCATCATCGCCGGCGCCGCCGCCGCCGCCCTCGTCGTGGCCGGCCCGCTGGTGACCCTCGCGGTCCGGCCGGCCGACGCCGTCCCGCCCGCGTCGCTCTCGGCGCCGAGCACCAAGCAGCCCCCGCCGGTGACGAGCGTCCTGGCGACGAGCGTCCCGGCGCCGTCCAGTGGCGCGCCGAGCCAGCCCGGTGGCGGTCAGATCTACGGCCGCGGCAGCGGCAGCGGCGGCTCCGCCGTCAGTGCCGTCGTCACGGTGTCCCCGGTGGAGTGGGGCAGCCGCGTCGACCTCGAGCTGCGCGGCATCGTCGGGCCGTTGAAGTGCCAGCTGTTCGCCATTTCGACGACGGGCGACGCCCGCGTGGTGTCCGGCTGGTCGGTGCCGCCCAAGGGCTTCGGCATCCCCGGCTCACCGGAGCCGTTGCGGCTGCAGGGTTCCGTTTCGCTGGCGATGGACCAGATCTCCCGGTTCGAGGTCCGCGGCGACGACGGCACGGTCCTCGTCGTCGTGCAGCGCTGA
- a CDS encoding DUF1996 domain-containing protein, with protein sequence MARNSRSPVTGKHRVARRTKIAMGAIGLAIAVGALAVAVSTGRTGEASADPADPSFFIDINKVPAGNNVNAALKKKGAQGSFTVDCGTNADGAHHNPDNFIAQPGIKNGAQHLHDYVGNVTTDADSSLKSLLAGDTTCKNGDKSAYFWPVIRIDREDNAANENENQKAQQKQQGKTGDVQQDQSAKDAQAADAAGQGQDAQDQNAQDQQGQDANAQDQQDPNAQDQNAQDQNGQQQKRRNTGGGATRNGDASAQQQDGQNQQDQQQAQDRRRGGQNGGQNNGGKNGNQSSSAAAPPAEELGGPEGANEEVGDNDGEIVEPESATLKFIGGGAQNVVAMPLGLKILYGDAKQSTNGPANARPSWTCTGFEDRLTDLYPICPAGSKVERIHAFPNCWDGKNTDSANHRTHIVFANQQGKCPQGFKNVPQLQVTLVYDVPQDVQQKGQYKVDAFAQEKHNPRSDHDDFANVMSRKIMGRLVNCINSGKACAE encoded by the coding sequence ATGGCCCGGAATTCTCGGTCCCCCGTGACGGGCAAGCATCGCGTCGCCCGCCGTACCAAGATCGCCATGGGCGCGATCGGCCTGGCGATCGCGGTCGGCGCACTCGCCGTCGCGGTCAGCACGGGCCGCACGGGCGAAGCGAGCGCGGACCCCGCGGACCCGTCGTTCTTCATCGACATCAACAAGGTTCCCGCCGGCAACAACGTCAACGCGGCCTTGAAGAAGAAGGGTGCGCAAGGGTCCTTCACCGTCGACTGTGGAACGAACGCGGACGGCGCGCACCACAACCCGGACAACTTCATCGCGCAGCCCGGGATCAAGAACGGCGCGCAGCACCTGCACGACTACGTCGGCAACGTGACGACCGACGCCGATTCGAGCCTCAAGAGCCTGCTCGCCGGCGACACCACCTGCAAGAACGGTGACAAGTCGGCTTACTTCTGGCCCGTGATCCGCATCGACCGCGAAGACAACGCGGCGAACGAGAACGAGAACCAGAAGGCGCAGCAGAAGCAGCAGGGCAAGACCGGCGACGTCCAGCAGGACCAGAGCGCCAAGGATGCCCAGGCCGCGGACGCCGCCGGTCAGGGCCAGGACGCGCAGGACCAGAACGCGCAGGACCAGCAGGGCCAGGACGCGAACGCCCAGGACCAGCAGGACCCGAACGCCCAGGACCAGAACGCGCAGGACCAGAACGGGCAGCAGCAGAAGCGCCGGAACACCGGTGGCGGCGCGACCCGCAACGGTGACGCGAGTGCCCAGCAGCAGGACGGGCAGAACCAGCAAGACCAGCAGCAGGCCCAGGACCGCCGTCGCGGCGGCCAGAACGGTGGTCAGAACAACGGCGGCAAGAACGGCAACCAGAGCAGCTCGGCCGCCGCACCGCCGGCCGAGGAGCTCGGCGGACCCGAAGGCGCGAACGAAGAGGTCGGCGACAACGACGGCGAGATCGTCGAGCCGGAGTCCGCGACCCTGAAGTTCATCGGCGGTGGCGCGCAGAACGTCGTCGCGATGCCGCTCGGCCTGAAGATCCTCTACGGTGACGCCAAGCAGAGCACCAACGGCCCGGCCAACGCCCGGCCCAGCTGGACCTGCACCGGGTTCGAGGACCGCCTGACCGACCTCTACCCGATCTGCCCGGCGGGCAGCAAGGTGGAGCGGATCCACGCCTTCCCGAACTGCTGGGACGGCAAGAACACCGACAGCGCGAACCACCGCACGCACATCGTGTTCGCGAACCAGCAGGGCAAGTGCCCGCAGGGCTTCAAGAACGTGCCCCAGCTGCAGGTGACGCTCGTCTACGACGTCCCGCAGGACGTCCAGCAGAAGGGCCAGTACAAAGTGGACGCGTTCGCCCAGGAAAAGCACAACCCGCGGTCCGACCACGACGACTTCGCGAACGTGATGAGCCGCAAGATCATGGGTCGCCTGGTCAACTGCATCAACTCCGGCAAGGCCTGCGCGGAATAG
- a CDS encoding SCO0930 family lipoprotein — translation MNRARPSAVALSAAIAGLALVAACGTNPYATSGAVQQVSLGAQQQLSASTVQAAPGAGQAQLVTSTVEGLGAVLADAEGHTLYRYAKDTAKPPKVACVDGCADMWPPLLSDSPALAAGVDAQLVSLVTRPDGRKQVTVGGWPVYRYAKDTGSGIALGQNVSADWAAITPAGEKAAAAAGEPAAKTSIGTADIGGLGPVLTDPAGRTLYLFTRDGRGSGSSTCDGACARTWPPLLVDGRITVAEDIDTGLVGQITRADGSKQVTVGGWPVYTYAKDGAPGEANGHGAGNTWYAMEPNGCKVDPSRRPDNSIATASSSGY, via the coding sequence ATGAACCGTGCTCGTCCGAGTGCTGTCGCACTGTCCGCCGCCATCGCCGGTCTCGCGCTGGTCGCGGCCTGCGGGACCAACCCGTACGCCACGTCCGGTGCCGTCCAGCAGGTGTCGCTCGGCGCACAGCAGCAGCTCTCGGCGAGCACGGTTCAGGCCGCCCCCGGGGCCGGCCAGGCCCAGCTGGTCACGTCCACTGTGGAGGGTCTCGGCGCGGTCCTCGCCGACGCCGAAGGCCACACGCTCTACCGCTACGCCAAGGACACTGCGAAGCCGCCGAAGGTCGCTTGCGTCGACGGCTGCGCGGATATGTGGCCACCGCTGCTCTCCGACTCCCCGGCACTGGCCGCCGGGGTGGACGCCCAGCTCGTCAGCCTGGTCACCCGGCCCGACGGCCGCAAGCAGGTGACGGTCGGCGGCTGGCCGGTGTACCGCTACGCCAAGGACACCGGCTCCGGCATCGCGCTCGGCCAGAACGTCAGCGCGGACTGGGCGGCGATCACGCCGGCGGGGGAGAAGGCGGCCGCGGCGGCGGGTGAGCCCGCCGCGAAGACCAGCATCGGCACCGCCGACATCGGCGGTCTCGGCCCGGTCCTGACCGACCCGGCCGGGCGCACGCTCTACCTGTTCACCCGGGACGGCCGGGGTTCCGGATCGTCCACTTGCGACGGTGCCTGCGCACGGACGTGGCCACCGCTGCTCGTCGACGGCCGGATCACCGTCGCCGAAGACATCGACACCGGCCTGGTCGGGCAGATCACCCGGGCCGACGGCAGCAAGCAGGTCACCGTCGGCGGCTGGCCCGTGTACACCTACGCCAAGGACGGCGCGCCCGGCGAGGCGAACGGCCACGGCGCCGGGAACACCTGGTACGCCATGGAACCCAATGGCTGCAAGGTCGACCCGTCGCGCCGGCCGGACAACTCCATCGCGACGGCCTCTTCCAGCGGGTACTGA
- a CDS encoding Lrp/AsnC family transcriptional regulator, whose amino-acid sequence MSEESAMLTEQDLKLVDALQAAPRASWSTLGRALGLGAVTAARHWDTLVERGDAWLTAYIGGELTAQLALAFVEIDCAPGTALSVASALAADPQVVTVEYVAGPCDLLAHVVAPSLRELGAHVLDRVSAVPGVTRVRTVLSPRMFTEGSRWRVRAISPGQREALSVKPAKNRAPLRFDDADRALILALGVDARASAAALAIELGVGATTVRRRLDALLARGAIRVRCEIARSVSPAPVTVTLWLRVPPDKLETTARSLAMLPEVRMCAGLTGAANLMLVVWLPSQHDTLALEAVLAAKLPWLEITGRAVTLRNVKLMGRLLDAAGRGTGRVPLDFWAAVPVPEHGDRSVGRSGG is encoded by the coding sequence ATGAGCGAAGAATCCGCCATGTTGACCGAGCAGGACCTCAAACTGGTCGACGCGCTGCAGGCGGCGCCGCGCGCGTCGTGGTCGACGCTGGGCCGCGCGCTCGGCCTGGGCGCGGTGACCGCCGCCCGGCACTGGGACACGCTGGTCGAGCGCGGCGACGCGTGGCTGACCGCGTACATCGGCGGGGAGCTGACCGCGCAGCTGGCCTTGGCGTTCGTCGAGATCGACTGTGCGCCCGGGACCGCTCTTTCGGTGGCGTCCGCGCTGGCCGCGGACCCCCAGGTGGTCACCGTCGAGTACGTGGCCGGGCCGTGCGACCTGCTCGCCCACGTCGTCGCGCCGTCTCTGCGGGAGCTGGGCGCGCACGTGCTGGACCGGGTGTCGGCGGTGCCCGGGGTGACGCGGGTGCGCACGGTGCTGTCGCCGCGGATGTTCACCGAGGGCAGCCGGTGGCGGGTGCGGGCGATCTCGCCGGGTCAGCGCGAGGCGCTGTCGGTGAAGCCGGCGAAGAACCGGGCGCCCCTGCGGTTCGACGACGCGGACCGGGCGCTGATCCTGGCCCTCGGCGTGGACGCCCGGGCGTCGGCGGCAGCACTGGCGATCGAACTCGGCGTCGGCGCGACGACGGTGCGGCGCCGGCTGGACGCCCTGCTGGCTCGGGGCGCGATCCGCGTCCGGTGCGAGATCGCGCGGTCGGTGTCGCCGGCGCCGGTCACGGTGACGCTGTGGCTGCGGGTGCCGCCGGACAAGCTGGAGACGACCGCGCGGTCGCTGGCGATGCTGCCGGAGGTGCGCATGTGCGCGGGCCTCACCGGGGCGGCGAACCTGATGCTGGTGGTGTGGCTGCCTTCGCAGCACGACACGCTGGCGCTGGAAGCGGTGCTGGCGGCGAAGCTGCCGTGGCTGGAGATCACCGGCCGGGCGGTGACGCTGCGGAACGTCAAGCTGATGGGCCGCCTGCTCGACGCGGCCGGCCGCGGAACCGGGCGCGTGCCGCTGGACTTCTGGGCCGCGGTCCCCGTGCCGGAGCACGGGGACCGCAGCGTAGGCCGGTCCGGGGGATGA
- a CDS encoding M20 metallopeptidase family protein → MTLRSDAAALLDDLVALRRDLHRIPEIGLHLPRTQERVLAALDGLPLELSLGKNLSSITGVLRGGKPGGTVLLRGDMDALPVTEASGEEFSSTLDGAMHACGHDLHTAGLVGAARLLAARREELAGDVVFMFQPGEEGWDGAGVMIDEGVLTASGKHVDAAYGLHVSAASYAKGQFTARPGTLMAASGALEVRVRGEGGHGSSPHDARDPIPAACEMVTALQTMVTRTFDVFDPVVVTVGSFHAGTRRNIIPDDAVFEATLRSFSPEVAARVGEKAVQVCRGIADAHGLDIDVTYEPEYPATVNDAAAYDFVADTIRDVFGEERFTEMADPITGSEDFSRVLERVPGAYLFLGACPADPETAPDNHSPRARFDDSVLGDGAALLAELAVRRLGLLAG, encoded by the coding sequence ATGACCCTGCGCTCGGACGCCGCCGCCCTGCTCGACGACCTGGTCGCCCTCCGCCGCGACCTGCACCGCATCCCCGAGATCGGCCTGCACCTGCCGCGCACCCAGGAGCGGGTCCTCGCGGCCCTCGACGGCCTGCCCCTCGAACTCAGCCTCGGCAAGAACCTCTCGTCGATCACGGGAGTCCTCCGTGGCGGCAAGCCCGGCGGAACCGTCCTGCTGCGCGGCGATATGGACGCGCTCCCGGTGACCGAGGCCAGCGGCGAGGAGTTCAGCTCGACCCTCGACGGCGCCATGCACGCCTGCGGCCACGACCTCCACACGGCGGGGCTGGTCGGCGCGGCCCGCCTGCTCGCCGCCCGCCGCGAGGAACTCGCCGGCGACGTCGTCTTCATGTTCCAGCCCGGCGAAGAAGGCTGGGACGGCGCCGGCGTCATGATCGACGAAGGCGTCCTGACAGCGTCCGGCAAGCACGTCGACGCCGCGTACGGCCTGCACGTTTCGGCCGCCAGCTACGCGAAGGGCCAGTTCACCGCCCGCCCCGGCACGCTGATGGCGGCCTCGGGCGCCCTCGAGGTCCGCGTGCGGGGCGAAGGCGGCCACGGCTCGTCGCCGCACGACGCCCGCGACCCGATCCCGGCGGCCTGCGAGATGGTCACCGCCCTCCAGACGATGGTGACGCGCACCTTCGACGTCTTCGACCCGGTCGTGGTCACCGTCGGCTCGTTCCACGCCGGCACCCGGCGCAACATCATCCCGGACGACGCGGTGTTCGAGGCGACGCTGCGGTCGTTCTCGCCCGAGGTCGCGGCCCGGGTGGGGGAGAAGGCGGTGCAGGTCTGCCGCGGCATCGCCGACGCGCACGGCCTCGACATCGACGTCACCTACGAGCCGGAGTACCCCGCGACGGTCAACGACGCGGCCGCCTACGACTTCGTCGCCGACACGATCCGTGACGTCTTCGGGGAGGAGCGGTTCACCGAGATGGCCGATCCGATCACCGGCTCGGAGGACTTCTCCCGCGTGCTCGAACGCGTTCCCGGCGCGTACCTGTTCCTCGGCGCGTGCCCGGCGGACCCGGAAACCGCGCCGGACAACCATTCCCCGCGGGCCCGCTTCGACGACAGCGTGCTCGGTGACGGCGCCGCGCTGCTGGCCGAGCTCGCCGTCCGCCGCCTCGGGCTCCTGGCCGGGTGA